A stretch of the Solanum dulcamara chromosome 6, daSolDulc1.2, whole genome shotgun sequence genome encodes the following:
- the LOC129891128 gene encoding proton pump-interactor 1-like, producing MGIEVETKLVHVPVEAGSEQSNLLKENGKPNHGSGITEPIKFGSHVTEEPKKEEVSRIPVSNVPKDAVEDWPEPKQVHSFYTVKFRRFEDPKLKARIELAEKELQKKNQARSQIIEKLKAKRAEKSIVIEQRRALSAENKEFRTAIDGKIKEMVPLHEALGQLRGSRNAGRERGPMVCSSEEELNHLIKSLQYRIQHESIPLNEEKQILREIKQLEGTREDVKKVAAARAQIHETMGEKESIQSQVKLMNVGLDGVRKGQQEVKGKLKIIDDQITAINNQINILDEELKDVVDKRDKTYEHILELRKQREEGNSSFYQNSNVLHKVKQLADQKDVGALKELSVTEVDKFISLWCGSKPFRDDYERRLLQSLDIRQLSRDGRMRNPGEMPLVLPEAPTVSRAEVPARAISKPIKEDHAPVDAAPIQKEEQEMNDKQLNDFRGKSTKSTEKKAVAVDEEEIYDLDLPMDIKPKKNEVDEATLKEMKKEEEIAKNKQAMERKRKLAEKAAAKAAKKAQLEAEKKLKEILSDSS from the exons ATGGGTATCGAGGTGGAAACTAAGTTAGTTCATGTTCCAGTTGAAGCTGGAAGTGAACAAAGCAATCTTCTGAAAGAAAATGGAAAGCCGAATCATGGTTCAGGAATTACTGAGCCAATAAAATTCGGCTCTCATGTTACTGAAGAACCTAAGAAGGAGGAAGTAAGCAGAATTCCTGTGAGCAATGTTCCAAAGGATGCGGTTGAGGATTGGCCTGAACCTAAGCAGGTCCATTCGTTCTATACTGTTAAATTTCGGAGATTTGAAGATCCAAAACTGAAGGCCAGAATTGAACTGGCTGAAAAAGAGCTACAGAAAAAGAACCAAGCAAGATCTCAGATCATTGAAAAATTAAAGGCCAAAAGG GCTGAAAAATCAATTGTAATTGAACAAAGGAGAGCCCTCAGTGCTGAAAATAAGGAATTTCGGACTGCTATTGATGGTAAGATAAAGGAAATGGTACCTCTGCATGAGGCCCTGGGCCAGCTCCGCGGTTCTAGGAATGCAGGCCGAGAGAGGGGTCCTATGGTGTGTTCATCTGAGGAGGAGCTCAATCATCTT ATTAAGAGTCTGCAGTACCGCATTCAGCATGAAAGCATTCCTCTGAACGAAGAGAAGCAAATTCTCCGGGAAATCAAACAACTTGAAGGAACAAGGGAAGATGTTAAAAAGGTTGCTGCTGCAAGGGCACAGATTCATGAGACGATGGGTGAAAAAGAATCGATCCAGAGCCAGGTCAAA CTTATGAATGTTGGCTTGGATGGAGTTCGTAAGGGGCAACAGGAGGTTAAGGGCAAGCTTAAGATAATAGATGATCAGATTACTGCCATAAACAACCAGATAAACATATTGGATGAGGAATTGAAGGATGTTGTGGATAAGAGGGACAAGACTTATGAACATATTCTGGAATTGAGAAAACAGCGTGAAGAAGGG AATTCTTCTTTCTACCAAAACTCCAACGTGTTGCACAAAGTGAAACAACTTGCAGATCAAAAGGATGTTGGAGCCCTTAAAGAGCTCTCAGTTACAGAG GTCGACAAGTTCATTTCTCTTTGGTGTGGTAGTAAGCCTTTTAGAGATGACTATGAGAGGAGACTCTTGCAGTCACTTGATATTAGGCAGCTGAGCAGGGACGGCCGGATGAGGAATCCTGGTGAAATGCCACTGGTGCTACCAGAAGCGCCTACTGTCTCCCGTGCTGAAGTTCCAGCAAGAGCTATTTCAAAACCCATTAAGGAAGATCATGCACCCGTTGATGCTGCTCCGATTCAGAAAGAAGAGCAAGAGATGAATGACAAGCAGCTGAATGATTTTCGTGGTAAAAGCACAAAAAGCACAGAGAAAAAAGCTGTTGCTGTTGATGAAGAGGAAATCTATGATTTGGACCTACCCATGGATATTAAGCCCAAGAAAAATGAAGTTGATGAAGCAACACTGAAGGAGATGAAGAAAGAGGAGGAGATAGCTAAAAATAAACAGGCTATGGAGAGGAAGCGAAAGTTGGCCGAGAAAGCAGCTGCAAAAGCTGCAAAGAAAGCTCAGCTAGAAGCTGAAAAGAAGCTCAAGGAAATTCTCTCTGATTCTTCATAA